A stretch of Methanosphaerula palustris E1-9c DNA encodes these proteins:
- a CDS encoding CynX/NimT family MFS transporter: MKQLNNNHEKNVSLKPSKSTSLMLIIGIVFIAANLRAPLTSVGSLVDLIRGSLHISNTLAGMITTLPLFAFAVFSPFAPKLARRFGTKLVLLWSLIFLMFGIILRSLSGVFGLFLGTAILGLSISVGNVLIPSLIKGEFPERVGVMTGIYSVSMNVFAALASGISIPIAGMGLGWAGALSIWAALTFLSIILWIPQIKRRKHEMTIIEETADIEIETDKEDIQEEIEKIEVVKGEVVEKVNLWKSPLAWQVTIYMGLQSLVFYCMVAWLPDILIHQGMDSGKAGWMLSLMQLALIPITFVGSVLAGRKANQRSLVIIGSLCVLVGFFGLLFGGSGFAFLWIIILGIGGGFTFSLSMMFFSLRTRNADEAARLSGMAQSIGYLLAAFGPMLLGFLYDSTNNWTLPLIMLIGVAVVCLFSGLGASRDLYVGLSQDSKTTRKYIVSNSD; encoded by the coding sequence TTGAAGCAACTCAACAACAATCACGAAAAGAACGTTTCTTTAAAGCCATCAAAATCTACATCACTAATGCTGATTATCGGAATTGTATTTATTGCGGCGAATTTACGGGCACCTTTAACATCGGTTGGTTCCTTAGTTGATCTGATTCGTGGCAGCTTGCATATTTCAAACACATTAGCGGGTATGATCACAACCCTTCCGTTATTTGCTTTTGCCGTATTTTCACCTTTCGCGCCAAAGTTAGCGCGTCGGTTCGGAACGAAATTGGTGCTGCTTTGGTCGCTGATCTTCCTGATGTTCGGAATTATATTACGCTCATTATCTGGAGTATTTGGACTCTTTCTCGGAACAGCGATTCTAGGGTTGTCTATCTCTGTCGGCAATGTACTGATACCCAGTTTGATCAAGGGGGAATTCCCCGAACGGGTTGGGGTAATGACGGGCATTTATTCTGTTTCCATGAATGTATTTGCAGCGTTGGCATCGGGTATCAGTATCCCTATTGCAGGAATGGGATTGGGATGGGCCGGAGCTTTAAGCATTTGGGCTGCACTTACTTTCCTATCCATTATCCTTTGGATACCTCAAATTAAACGCAGAAAACACGAAATGACCATCATCGAGGAAACGGCCGATATTGAGATCGAAACGGATAAAGAAGACATCCAAGAGGAAATCGAAAAAATAGAAGTTGTTAAGGGAGAAGTAGTTGAAAAGGTAAATTTGTGGAAATCGCCTTTGGCGTGGCAGGTAACGATATATATGGGCTTACAGTCCTTAGTGTTTTATTGTATGGTTGCATGGCTGCCGGATATTTTAATTCATCAGGGCATGGATTCGGGTAAAGCGGGATGGATGCTTTCTCTCATGCAACTGGCGTTGATCCCTATTACGTTTGTGGGTTCTGTCCTTGCGGGACGTAAGGCCAATCAGCGTTCCCTGGTTATCATTGGTTCTCTCTGCGTCTTGGTAGGATTTTTCGGGCTGCTGTTCGGGGGATCGGGATTTGCATTCCTATGGATTATTATATTGGGCATCGGCGGCGGATTTACTTTCAGCCTTTCCATGATGTTTTTCAGCCTCCGTACGAGAAATGCGGATGAAGCGGCGAGGTTGTCCGGTATGGCACAATCTATAGGTTACCTACTTGCCGCTTTTGGTCCTATGCTTTTAGGGTTTCTGTATGATTCGACAAACAATTGGACACTGCCGCTTATAATGCTGATCGGGGTTGCCGTTGTATGTTTGTTTAGTGGACTGGGCGCATCGCGCGATCTGTACGTCGGTTTATCGCAGGACAGCAAGACAACCAGAAAATATATTGTTTCTAATTCTGACTAA
- a CDS encoding DNA-methyltransferase — protein sequence MAPVTLHNSTFYHGDCISGAAAAIPDNSVDLIITDPPYGINGDKLHRHYNRNEAFVVDGYIEIPQSEYADFSVNWIREAERVLRPGGSIYIVSGYTNLVDILNALRGTSLTEVNHIIWKYSFGVFTRQKFVSSHYHILFYEKPGGRRTFNLESRFGLVEKTGDGRSCNNADREDVWVINREYKPSQVKNKNELPFKLLAKMIQYSSNEGDLVADFFLGGFSTAKVAIGLNPPGGRVRDLQTDVRYRDQGAGADLPGLSDPHAQDTHHQGDEEPRSTVDRGGVCPARPAVRCPPG from the coding sequence ATGGCACCGGTGACCCTCCACAACAGCACATTCTATCATGGCGACTGTATCAGCGGGGCGGCTGCCGCCATCCCCGATAATTCTGTGGACCTGATCATCACCGATCCCCCCTACGGGATCAACGGGGACAAACTCCACCGGCATTACAACCGGAACGAGGCGTTCGTGGTCGACGGGTATATTGAGATTCCCCAGAGCGAGTACGCCGATTTCAGCGTGAACTGGATCAGAGAGGCCGAGCGGGTGCTCCGGCCGGGGGGTTCGATCTACATCGTTTCAGGGTATACCAACCTGGTCGACATCCTCAACGCCCTCCGGGGGACCAGTCTCACCGAGGTCAACCACATCATCTGGAAGTACTCCTTTGGGGTCTTCACCCGGCAGAAGTTCGTCTCGTCCCACTACCACATCCTCTTCTATGAGAAACCGGGCGGCCGGCGGACGTTCAATCTCGAATCACGGTTCGGGCTCGTGGAGAAGACCGGGGACGGCCGGTCCTGCAATAATGCCGACCGGGAGGATGTCTGGGTCATCAACCGGGAGTACAAGCCCAGCCAGGTCAAGAATAAGAACGAGCTCCCGTTCAAACTGCTCGCAAAGATGATCCAGTACAGCAGCAATGAAGGCGACCTGGTGGCGGACTTCTTCCTCGGGGGTTTCTCGACGGCGAAGGTGGCCATCGGTCTGAACCCGCCGGGCGGTCGGGTTCGAGATCTCCAGACAGATGTACGATACCGAGATCAGGGAGCTGGAGCGGATCTCCCCGGGCTATCTGATCCCCACGCTCAGGACACCCACCATCAGGGAGACGAAGAACCGCGGTCGACCGTGGACCGAGGAGGAGTCTGCCCGGCTCGCCCGGCGGTTCGCTGCCCTCCGGGATGA
- a CDS encoding FadR/GntR family transcriptional regulator, giving the protein MAIQKASRSTLVGQVAEQMEQMIESGQWQVGKKIPAEPELMGQFEVSRNTLREAIQSLVHAGLLETRQGIGTTVKSDSDLGVVLERKIKKSDLLETLEVRLGFEREAAQLAAERRTAEDLEQIQCCLDQCKQASENNDLFQFVKMDIAFHKSVVKATHNGMFIELYEHITDALQNSINEIMRIKNTVHVENEIHIDLFQAIHSGDQQLALDCVNKYLNDAKESLSLMLNE; this is encoded by the coding sequence ATGGCGATTCAAAAAGCAAGCCGTTCCACCCTTGTCGGACAAGTGGCGGAGCAGATGGAACAGATGATTGAAAGCGGCCAGTGGCAAGTCGGAAAAAAGATTCCCGCTGAGCCGGAATTGATGGGCCAGTTTGAGGTCAGCAGAAACACGCTGCGAGAGGCAATCCAGTCTTTAGTCCATGCCGGACTGCTAGAAACTCGGCAGGGTATCGGCACTACCGTAAAGTCAGACAGTGACTTAGGCGTTGTGCTGGAACGGAAAATTAAAAAGAGCGATCTTTTGGAAACTTTAGAAGTCCGTTTGGGATTTGAGCGTGAGGCAGCCCAGCTTGCCGCTGAACGAAGGACTGCGGAGGATCTGGAACAGATTCAGTGTTGCCTTGATCAGTGTAAGCAAGCGTCTGAAAACAACGATTTATTCCAATTCGTTAAGATGGATATTGCTTTTCATAAATCCGTTGTGAAAGCTACGCATAATGGAATGTTCATTGAGCTTTATGAACATATCACCGATGCTTTACAAAATTCCATCAACGAAATTATGCGCATTAAAAATACGGTCCATGTTGAAAATGAAATTCATATCGATCTTTTTCAAGCTATCCATTCGGGAGATCAACAATTGGCTTTGGATTGTGTCAATAAATATTTGAACGATGCAAAGGAGTCGCTAAGCCTTATGCTGAACGAGTAA
- a CDS encoding PAS domain S-box protein yields the protein MITVLLVDDEPNLLDLTQLFLEQDPEIRAITCSSASDALKLLTERQFDAIVSDYEMPEINGIEFLQRFRQAGGKTPFCIFTGRGREHVAIDALNSGADFYLQKGGDPKAQFAELRNMVWQSVKRWQAELALLESEEKYRFLADYSLNGVMIQDFTGTILSANRMATEMVGFDDPAAMIGRNTFEFIAPESQGQVIDDLSNVLAGKSRYEARYRLQTCTGKKRWVKSIGTMIEYRGKPANIVSLQDITAEENYKEAGVHYEEQFTRLFSTQNDPCLITRIGEGDQVLIETGNRAATELLGYTEEELQQMPLHQILHTSLDFQNLGDEDQANGVILHRKDGNIVHALSIAHSIVLEKKPATMLVLQKTGSKFPSFSAKGKDLHYQAMMDSILAGVMLIDAKDHRIVDINAAAAWMIGTPAEELIGSRCQDAICPAERGRCPITDLKMIMDRSERVLITADGTRCSILKSVSPFWIQGHQYLLESFVDITDRVKAEHAINQANKKLNILSSVTRHDILNQLTVLRGYLTLTEDAAEDAGISETTGPYLRQIEKVARTIRLQIEFTRDYQDIGIQAPGWHRIGLILDYVTSRLDSGKVVVENTIGGLEIYADPLITEVFYNLLDNALRHARLLTRITVSCRDVPEGLIISVSDDGNGIPLKEKEKIFERGFGKNTGYGLFIIRDILDITGITIQETGTFGEGAQFDLLIPEGAFRFVDHKDEGHTIQPDQSDIPGTPYRSERRETEPRSERSSPEGK from the coding sequence ATGATCACTGTACTCCTTGTTGACGATGAACCCAATCTCCTGGACCTGACCCAACTCTTTCTTGAACAGGATCCCGAGATCAGAGCAATCACCTGCTCATCCGCTTCCGACGCCCTCAAACTTCTTACGGAACGGCAGTTCGACGCCATCGTATCGGACTACGAGATGCCAGAGATCAATGGGATCGAATTTTTGCAGAGATTCCGACAGGCCGGAGGCAAGACCCCGTTCTGTATCTTCACCGGCAGGGGACGCGAACATGTTGCGATCGATGCGCTGAACTCAGGTGCAGACTTCTATCTGCAGAAGGGCGGCGACCCGAAGGCACAGTTTGCCGAACTGAGGAACATGGTCTGGCAGTCGGTGAAGCGGTGGCAGGCCGAACTGGCACTGTTAGAGAGCGAAGAGAAGTACAGGTTTCTCGCAGATTACTCACTCAATGGCGTGATGATCCAGGACTTTACAGGCACGATCCTGTCCGCGAACAGGATGGCCACAGAGATGGTCGGATTCGATGATCCTGCTGCGATGATCGGAAGAAACACCTTTGAGTTCATCGCTCCCGAGTCACAGGGGCAGGTGATCGACGATCTTTCGAACGTGCTGGCCGGGAAGAGCAGGTACGAGGCCCGGTACAGGCTGCAGACCTGCACCGGGAAGAAGCGGTGGGTGAAGTCGATCGGGACGATGATCGAGTACCGGGGGAAACCAGCCAACATCGTCTCTCTTCAGGACATCACGGCAGAGGAGAATTATAAGGAGGCGGGTGTCCACTACGAAGAGCAGTTTACCAGACTCTTCTCCACCCAGAACGACCCGTGTCTGATCACCCGGATTGGAGAGGGGGACCAGGTACTGATTGAAACGGGGAACCGGGCTGCAACGGAACTGCTTGGGTATACCGAAGAGGAACTGCAGCAGATGCCCCTGCACCAGATCCTCCATACATCACTGGACTTCCAGAACCTGGGTGATGAGGACCAGGCGAATGGCGTGATACTGCATCGAAAGGATGGCAATATCGTCCATGCGTTATCGATCGCTCATTCCATCGTCCTGGAGAAGAAGCCGGCGACGATGCTGGTTCTCCAAAAGACAGGGAGCAAATTCCCCTCGTTCAGTGCCAAGGGGAAGGATCTGCATTACCAGGCGATGATGGACTCGATCCTTGCCGGCGTAATGCTGATCGACGCAAAGGATCACCGGATTGTGGATATCAATGCCGCAGCCGCCTGGATGATCGGCACCCCCGCCGAGGAACTGATCGGGTCCCGCTGCCAGGATGCGATCTGCCCGGCCGAGAGGGGACGATGCCCGATCACCGATCTGAAGATGATCATGGACCGTTCTGAACGGGTGCTGATCACAGCTGACGGAACGAGATGTTCGATCCTGAAATCGGTCTCTCCATTCTGGATTCAGGGTCATCAGTACCTCCTCGAATCGTTCGTCGACATCACCGACAGAGTCAAGGCCGAGCATGCGATCAACCAGGCGAACAAGAAACTGAACATACTCTCCAGTGTGACCAGGCATGACATCCTGAACCAGCTGACGGTGCTTCGCGGATATCTGACGCTCACCGAGGACGCAGCAGAGGATGCCGGCATCAGTGAGACGACCGGTCCCTACCTTCGACAGATCGAGAAGGTAGCCCGGACGATCCGGCTGCAGATCGAGTTCACCAGGGACTACCAGGACATCGGGATACAGGCGCCGGGATGGCACCGGATCGGCCTCATCCTCGATTATGTGACATCAAGGCTCGATTCAGGGAAAGTCGTAGTGGAGAATACCATCGGGGGGCTCGAGATCTATGCAGATCCGCTGATCACCGAGGTCTTCTACAACCTGCTGGACAATGCCCTCAGGCATGCCAGACTGTTGACCAGGATCACGGTCTCCTGCAGAGATGTTCCAGAGGGGCTGATCATCTCGGTATCAGATGATGGGAACGGGATTCCTCTAAAAGAGAAGGAGAAGATCTTTGAACGGGGGTTCGGGAAGAATACCGGGTACGGGCTCTTCATCATCCGTGACATCCTGGACATCACCGGGATCACCATCCAGGAGACCGGAACCTTCGGCGAGGGGGCGCAGTTCGATCTGTTGATCCCTGAAGGAGCGTTCAGATTCGTCGATCATAAGGATGAGGGTCACACCATCCAGCCGGATCAGAGTGATATCCCGGGAACGCCATACAGATCAGAAAGGAGAGAGACCGAGCCCCGTTCAGAGCGGTCATCTCCAGAAGGGAAATGA
- a CDS encoding NAC family transcription factor, with protein MMSEGNEGNYCKICGGLPPSETKQIVVEGKPTGIDRLDEIIKSVRRLDLHDEAAIIEALLERTRVYNYVPTRKTAAYGQGLFEAYLE; from the coding sequence ATGATGTCCGAAGGGAATGAAGGGAATTACTGTAAGATCTGCGGCGGGCTGCCACCCTCTGAAACCAAACAGATCGTCGTCGAAGGAAAGCCGACCGGGATCGACCGGCTCGATGAGATCATTAAATCAGTCAGGCGACTCGATCTGCACGATGAAGCGGCGATCATCGAAGCGCTGCTCGAACGGACCAGGGTCTACAACTATGTCCCGACCAGGAAGACGGCAGCGTACGGGCAGGGGCTGTTCGAAGCCTACCTGGAATGA
- a CDS encoding BaiN/RdsA family NAD(P)/FAD-dependent oxidoreductase codes for MDTVLIVGGGPAGLFCGLQAAGVGRRIVVLEKKNACGRKLLITGTGQCNLTHGGAVSEFLPHYGDHGTFLRPALMNFNNLDLIRFFADHGVRTITEPQGKVFPESRKATEVLDALLNCCRERGVEVRCNEPVQEVRREQDGFLVRTEASTYHADSLVIATGGASYPATGSTGDGYRIAGSLGHTIAPVAPALAAVMVDGYPFADLSGISFAGVTISLFRDTKRVRQHTGDLLLTHHGLSGPGILDLSRHILPGDELKVSFLPDMNRDGVAGDLNARIAANGTRLVRTVLAEYQLPERLVRRLVEMAGIPADMTAAHLAKEGRKHLITLLTECPFVVKNLEGFEAAMVTRGGVDLSEVNAKTMESRLVPHLFFAGEVLDIDGDTGGYNLQAAFSTGALAAKKIAAGTRR; via the coding sequence GTGGATACCGTGTTGATCGTTGGGGGAGGGCCGGCCGGGCTCTTCTGTGGACTGCAGGCGGCTGGAGTGGGACGGCGGATCGTCGTCCTTGAGAAGAAGAACGCATGCGGGAGAAAACTGCTGATCACCGGGACCGGACAGTGCAACCTGACGCATGGCGGGGCGGTCAGCGAGTTTCTCCCGCACTACGGGGACCACGGCACGTTTCTGCGGCCGGCCCTGATGAACTTCAATAACCTCGACCTGATCCGATTCTTCGCCGACCACGGGGTCCGGACGATCACCGAACCGCAGGGGAAGGTCTTTCCCGAGTCGAGGAAGGCGACCGAGGTGCTGGACGCCCTGCTGAACTGCTGCCGGGAACGAGGCGTGGAGGTCCGGTGCAACGAACCGGTGCAGGAGGTCCGTCGGGAGCAGGACGGGTTCCTGGTCCGGACGGAGGCCAGCACCTACCATGCGGACTCGCTGGTCATCGCCACCGGGGGGGCGTCCTACCCGGCCACCGGCTCCACCGGGGACGGCTACCGGATCGCCGGGAGCCTCGGCCACACGATCGCTCCCGTCGCCCCGGCCCTGGCGGCGGTGATGGTCGACGGCTACCCGTTCGCCGACCTCTCAGGGATCTCCTTTGCCGGGGTGACGATCTCCCTGTTCAGGGATACAAAACGAGTCAGGCAGCATACCGGCGACCTGCTGCTGACCCATCACGGCCTCTCCGGCCCCGGGATCCTCGACCTCTCCCGGCACATCCTCCCCGGCGACGAACTGAAGGTCTCGTTTCTGCCCGACATGAACCGGGACGGGGTTGCCGGCGACCTGAACGCCCGGATCGCAGCGAACGGCACCCGGCTGGTCAGGACCGTCCTCGCCGAGTACCAACTCCCCGAACGGCTGGTGCGGAGACTGGTGGAGATGGCCGGCATCCCTGCGGATATGACGGCGGCGCATCTCGCAAAAGAGGGGCGGAAGCACCTGATCACCCTGCTCACCGAGTGCCCGTTCGTCGTGAAGAACCTCGAGGGGTTTGAGGCGGCGATGGTGACGAGGGGCGGGGTGGATCTCTCAGAGGTGAACGCGAAGACGATGGAGTCCCGGCTCGTCCCGCATCTCTTCTTCGCCGGGGAGGTGCTCGACATCGACGGGGACACCGGCGGCTACAACCTCCAGGCCGCGTTCTCCACCGGGGCGCTGGCCGCCAAAAAGATCGCGGCCGGCACCCGCCGGTGA
- a CDS encoding double zinc ribbon domain-containing protein, with protein MIRCHSLFCSGDTIDRCSQCKRPVQQEWKICPYCRGDLREVPTGLDNHPQAAMRVCAYCGTESPADSGNYCQSCGFRIRAVLSPEPRIPPARPSTSRRRPHPHRMGGLLFIAAILLVTLFAGPLLQAVLTQDPTGDTLTQTAMNLQVATIAQVTPGDPNILNGTLTYVLRGGILDNGQGTIPFQVHRSAYQKTTAEEIQYYGDEQRYYQQILNDPVQRPDLAALAAEIRSITDDPEDQARIAISAVQHIPYDTAKAELNTTDRRDRYPLEVLYDDQGLCGEKSVLLASLLRDLGFGVALFEFKSERHMAVGIRCPTGYDFAGSGYAFVESTEPSIITDSSGNYAGVGKLSSTPTVIPLADGAAFTSIADESADAKEWRGLQSMGRTLDEYHYAQYLLLKKKYGLVTTGS; from the coding sequence CTGATCAGATGTCATTCTCTCTTTTGTTCAGGCGATACTATCGATCGATGTTCCCAGTGTAAGAGACCCGTCCAGCAGGAATGGAAGATCTGCCCCTACTGCAGAGGAGACCTGCGGGAGGTCCCGACAGGGCTGGACAATCATCCACAGGCCGCGATGAGGGTCTGTGCCTACTGCGGAACAGAATCTCCTGCCGACAGCGGCAACTACTGTCAGTCGTGCGGGTTTCGGATCAGGGCCGTCCTCTCCCCAGAACCGAGAATACCGCCGGCCCGTCCATCCACCAGCAGGCGCCGGCCGCACCCTCACCGGATGGGGGGGCTGCTGTTCATCGCGGCGATCCTCCTCGTCACCCTCTTTGCCGGACCACTGCTCCAGGCTGTTCTCACTCAGGATCCCACAGGGGATACCCTCACCCAGACGGCGATGAACCTTCAGGTCGCCACCATCGCCCAGGTGACGCCTGGTGATCCAAATATCCTGAACGGGACGCTCACCTATGTCCTCCGCGGCGGGATCCTCGACAACGGGCAGGGGACGATCCCCTTCCAGGTCCATCGCTCGGCGTACCAGAAGACAACCGCCGAGGAGATTCAGTATTATGGAGACGAGCAGCGGTACTACCAGCAGATCCTCAATGACCCGGTGCAGCGGCCCGACCTTGCGGCTCTCGCAGCAGAGATCCGGTCGATCACCGACGATCCAGAGGATCAGGCCAGGATTGCAATCAGTGCGGTTCAGCATATTCCGTACGATACCGCCAAGGCAGAACTCAACACCACGGACCGGCGGGACCGGTACCCGCTCGAAGTGCTGTACGACGATCAGGGGCTCTGCGGGGAGAAGTCGGTGCTGCTCGCGTCGCTCCTCCGGGATCTCGGGTTCGGGGTCGCGCTCTTCGAGTTCAAGAGCGAGCGGCACATGGCCGTGGGGATCCGGTGCCCGACCGGGTACGACTTCGCCGGCTCTGGTTACGCGTTCGTCGAGTCGACCGAGCCCTCGATCATCACCGACAGCAGCGGAAACTACGCAGGTGTCGGAAAACTTTCCTCCACCCCGACGGTGATCCCACTCGCCGACGGGGCTGCGTTCACCAGCATCGCTGATGAGTCAGCCGATGCGAAAGAGTGGCGGGGGTTGCAGAGTATGGGGAGGACCCTCGATGAGTATCATTACGCCCAGTATCTGCTGCTGAAGAAGAAGTACGGACTGGTGACCACCGGCAGTTAG
- a CDS encoding nucleotide sugar dehydrogenase gives MVSHTISDKTVCVVGLGYVGLPLAEDFSQHLRTIGFRRDQKKVDELNATEGNRIEATTDPARIREADFVIIAVPTPVNKAKDPDLEPVESSAKTVGKNLKKGAIVVLESTVYPGVTEGIMGPILERESGMVCGKDFAIGYSPERINPGDEEHVLARINKVVSGMDAPTLEALTELYGLVTNVYPAPNIRTAEASKVIENVQRDLNIALMNELSMIFSRLDIDTEEVLKAAGTKWNFHHYRPGMVGGHCIPVDPYYLVKRAKEVGYHAQVILAGRSINDSMPKYVADLAVKGLNKVGKTINGSKVLIMGLTYKEDVADIRESPVENMVHELKEFDVQVYGYDPLLSDTVIEHFGAIPLPNLDQKMDAVIIAVAHQQFRQMPVETIRALMNDHPVLIDVRGMVDQEVCRDQGIYYRKL, from the coding sequence ATGGTTTCACATACAATTTCTGATAAGACCGTCTGTGTCGTCGGTCTCGGATATGTCGGACTGCCGCTCGCAGAAGACTTCTCCCAGCATCTCCGGACGATCGGGTTTCGCAGAGACCAGAAGAAGGTCGACGAACTGAACGCGACCGAGGGGAATCGGATCGAGGCGACGACCGACCCCGCCCGGATCAGAGAGGCAGACTTTGTGATCATCGCCGTCCCGACCCCGGTGAATAAAGCGAAGGACCCCGACCTCGAGCCGGTCGAGTCGTCGGCGAAGACGGTCGGAAAGAACCTGAAGAAGGGAGCCATCGTCGTACTGGAGTCGACGGTCTATCCGGGCGTGACCGAGGGGATCATGGGCCCCATCCTGGAACGGGAGTCGGGCATGGTCTGCGGGAAGGACTTTGCGATCGGCTACTCCCCCGAGCGGATCAATCCGGGTGATGAAGAGCACGTCCTCGCACGGATCAACAAGGTCGTCTCCGGAATGGACGCACCGACCCTCGAGGCCCTGACAGAGTTGTACGGCCTGGTCACCAACGTCTATCCCGCCCCGAACATCCGGACCGCCGAGGCGTCGAAGGTGATCGAGAACGTCCAGCGGGACCTCAACATCGCGCTGATGAACGAACTCTCGATGATCTTCTCCAGGCTCGACATCGATACCGAGGAGGTGCTGAAGGCCGCCGGCACGAAGTGGAACTTCCATCACTACCGTCCGGGAATGGTCGGCGGTCACTGCATCCCGGTGGACCCCTATTACCTGGTCAAACGGGCGAAGGAGGTCGGATATCACGCTCAGGTGATCCTCGCCGGCCGGTCGATCAACGATTCGATGCCGAAGTACGTCGCCGATCTCGCCGTGAAGGGCTTGAACAAGGTCGGCAAGACGATCAACGGATCGAAGGTGCTGATCATGGGCCTGACCTACAAGGAGGATGTGGCCGACATCCGGGAATCCCCGGTCGAGAATATGGTCCACGAACTCAAGGAGTTCGATGTCCAGGTCTACGGCTACGACCCGCTCCTCTCCGACACGGTGATCGAACACTTTGGGGCCATCCCGCTGCCGAACCTCGATCAGAAGATGGACGCGGTGATCATCGCCGTCGCCCATCAGCAGTTCAGGCAGATGCCGGTGGAGACGATCCGGGCGCTGATGAACGATCACCCGGTGCTGATCGATGTCCGGGGGATGGTCGACCAGGAAGTCTGCAGAGACCAGGGGATCTACTATCGGAAGCTCTGA
- a CDS encoding DUF4349 domain-containing protein encodes MDRRVVWVPALVILVIGLVVAGCMTYPVNNAGSSGASPPVTDVYVGTTSDQKAVAPVSTAASDSVSSANTAETGVVVDQKIVYTAQVGLEVKDVLTAVDTLKTIAAGRGGYLASSSLTTQGETRSAKVVFRVPAAAFENALADVKAAGNVQSVSQSGEDVTADYVDLNAQKTSYQNQLTQYNELMKKSVKVEDIIAVQEQIDRVQTNLDRLEGRLRVLNNRTALSTITVNLKEPAPIGGSSGNSIIDTINTGIAGFFGMIEWLIIAFLTLLPLFIVGGAVYGVYRWRRSKRGEIPVAPVQEPREK; translated from the coding sequence ATGGACAGACGAGTGGTGTGGGTGCCAGCGCTGGTGATCCTGGTGATCGGCCTGGTAGTGGCAGGGTGCATGACGTACCCGGTCAACAACGCGGGATCCAGTGGAGCCAGTCCGCCGGTGACCGATGTATACGTCGGGACGACCAGCGATCAGAAAGCGGTGGCCCCGGTGTCGACGGCGGCTTCGGATTCGGTCTCCAGCGCCAATACCGCGGAGACCGGTGTCGTGGTCGATCAGAAGATCGTCTATACCGCCCAGGTGGGCCTGGAGGTGAAAGACGTCCTGACGGCCGTCGACACCTTGAAGACCATCGCGGCCGGGCGAGGGGGGTACCTCGCCTCGTCCAGTCTCACCACGCAGGGCGAGACCCGCTCGGCGAAGGTCGTCTTCCGAGTGCCGGCCGCGGCGTTCGAGAACGCCCTTGCTGACGTGAAGGCGGCCGGGAACGTCCAGTCCGTCTCACAGAGCGGCGAGGACGTGACCGCTGATTACGTCGACCTCAACGCCCAGAAGACCTCCTACCAGAACCAGCTGACGCAGTACAACGAACTGATGAAGAAGAGCGTGAAGGTGGAGGACATCATCGCCGTGCAGGAGCAGATCGACCGGGTCCAGACCAATCTGGACCGGCTGGAGGGAAGGCTGCGAGTCCTGAACAACCGGACCGCTCTCTCGACCATCACGGTGAACCTTAAAGAGCCGGCCCCGATCGGCGGGAGTTCCGGCAACAGCATCATCGATACGATCAATACGGGGATCGCCGGGTTCTTCGGTATGATCGAGTGGCTGATCATCGCCTTTCTGACCCTGCTCCCCCTCTTCATCGTCGGGGGGGCAGTGTACGGGGTCTACCGGTGGCGCCGGTCGAAGAGAGGAGAGATCCCTGTCGCCCCGGTGCAGGAACCGCGGGAGAAGTGA